In the Caenorhabditis elegans chromosome X genome, one interval contains:
- the T24D5.3 gene encoding RXT2_N domain-containing protein (Confirmed by transcript evidence), whose translation MPKRNKNDEHDELAKRRKSNNWLYELDELFEIENIQKKNAEYMLFKSSPQKKKNVDSKVVLKPDVNQRDVFLETGNSYNSFKSSVQKQKNPVSKVILQPDISQLSDSSDAEDSCKYGIEIWENEENCQLPVKQTLPEQPEEFHIGRIKANLKFLMQQLKYLSGCENGEQHANEIFKSLPAQVWDRASLKRAEIAEDLLIAEEFIEARRGQLEQDDKLKVYLYNVLENKLKKENNPVLLTIVLHLENKFRQLNAADFAALEAAMKAELCF comes from the exons ATGCCCAAGCG aaataaaaacgACGAACACGATGAGCTAGCAAAAAGGAGAAAATCAAACAACTGGCTCTACGAGCTTGATGAACTATTTGAGATCGAAAATATCCAGAAAAAGAATGCCGAATACAT GTTGTTCAAATCGTCAccccagaaaaaaaagaacgtgGACTCCAA agtCGTGCTCAAACCAGACGTCAACCAACGTGATGTCTTTTTGGAAACTGGAAACAG TTACAATTCGTTCAAATCGTCAGTCCAGAAGCAAAAGAACCCGGTCTCCAA GGTGATACTCCAACCAGACATCAGTCAACTCAGTGATTCTTCAGATGCGGAGGACAG cTGTAAATATGGAATCGAAATCTGGGAAAACGAGGAAAACTGCCAATTGCCAGT CAAACAAACACTTCCTGAACAGCCGGAAGAGTTTCACATTGGCCGTATCAAAgccaatctgaaatttctcatGCAACAATTGAAATATCTCTCAGGTTGTGAAAATG GGGAACAACACGCtaacgaaattttcaaaagcctGCCCGCCCAAGTGTGGGACCGAGCATCTCTCAAGCGAGCAGAAATTGCTGAGGATCTTTTGATCGCTGAAGAATTTATCGAGGCTCGGCGTGGTCAGCTTGAGCAGGATGATAAACTCAAAGTTTATTTATacaatgttttggaaaataaactgAAGAAGGAAAATAATCCAGTCCTTCTCACTATTGTTCTTCATTTGGAGAATAAATTTCGGCAGTTGAATGCCGCGGATTTTGCCGCTCTAGAGGCTGCGATGAAGGCTGAACTGTGTTTCTAG
- the T24D5.1 gene encoding DUF1716 domain-containing protein (Predicted), whose product MDKKYQMKNEQNQNDENGVNDWIFEFVQKFVASRPSNKPINPSTINQNNDGADREKDESSKSSLFPLKNQFYALQASNEPHANDPMASLKVEVAHLGIESDTEESAQFSQEDARDLDSPEIEYNISIWENEKNSQQSIQNHAPEIPRKDQDGYLLECNLNIFLEKLERFSDPQINQNEGEEMGPILRAFSTEVKRRVYLEKSEVLDDQPIAIEFLELRLGQLLDGNDDHAVTLYTLMSNKIKIELDTVLLSLILHLEFKFRQLNAVEFATFEAEMKAELGL is encoded by the exons ATGGACAAAAA gtatcaaatgaaaaatgaacagaaTCAAAATGATGAGAATGGCGTAAACGAttggattttcgaatttgtaCAAAA gTTCGTCGCCTCACGGCCATCAAATAAACCAATCAACCCAAGCACCAT aaaccagaacAATGATGGAGCTGAccgagaaaaagatgaaagcTCAAAAAGTAGCCTGTTTCCGTTGAAAAATCA GTTCTATGCCCTTCAAGCCTCCAACGAACCACATGCCAATGATCCCAt ggCATCACTCAAGGTGGAAGTTGCTCATCTCGGTATTGAATCAGATACTGAAGAAAG cgcCCAGTTTTCTCAAGAGGATGCACGAGACTTGGACAGTCCAGA gatcGAGTATAACATCAGTATttgggaaaatgagaaaaacagCCAACAGTCAAT ccaGAATCATGCTCCCGAAATTCCCCGAAAAGATCAAGATGGTTACCTCCTCGAATGCAacctaaatatttttctcgaaaaactgGAGCGTTTCTCAGATCCTCAGATAAATCAAAAcg AAGGAGAAGAAATGGGACCCATCCTGCGCGCCTTTTCAACTGAAGTTAAAAGGCGCGTGTATCTTGAGAAAAGCGAAGTTTTGGACGATCAGCCTATTGCCATTGAATTTCTTGAACTCCGACTTGGCCAGCTTCTCGATGGAAACGATGATCATGCCGTTACTCTCTACACTTTGATGAGCAATAAGATCAAAATTGAACTTGATACAGTTCTCCTCAGTCTTATTCTCCATTTGGAATTTAAATTCCGTCAACTTAATGCTGTGGAGTTCGCCACGTTTGAAGCCGAAATGAAGGCTGAGCTGGGTCTTTAG